In the Arachis hypogaea cultivar Tifrunner chromosome 20, arahy.Tifrunner.gnm2.J5K5, whole genome shotgun sequence genome, GTCTCAAATTGTTAGACTAAACCAAACCAACCCAAACAACAAAAAGTCTATTTCCTCCAACGTAACAAAATATGATGTTGAAATTCTTAAAAGCATCATTTCTTTGTAGACTGTTTCAACCTCGATGTTAGGAATAAATCTGAACAATCTAGATGCTGTGCCACTGGTTGCAGCTGCCATGGTCTCAGCACTAACATTCTTTTAAGCCTTGAACTTGATTACTGTTTATTTTGAACGTCTAAAATGTTGCTGAGgctgaaattaataaaattattatgaggATGTTTCATACATATTTCAACATACGCATTAAATCATTCAAAATTAGCATACTTTGGGATTACCTAAGACATTTTTTTGTGACATGTGAAGGAGAATCTTCAATTTGAGTATCATGAGAGAGAGGATTAGAATTTTGCAAGCTACCAGATTCAGATATATCAGCTTATGTTTTCAATGAAaccaaaaaaagataataaatatatttgaGGGTAATGTCACCAATTATAGGTTAGATAGGTCCCCAAACATTAGGTTATTATACAAATAGGTTTCCCATTTAAAACGTTGCCATTTCTCAACTCTGTTTTCCATGGTGGGGACGAATTTGTCCTCCACGAAACGACGTCGTTCGCCTCATAATCCAATAAGACGTCGTTTTGTCTAGTTTGGATGGAGGACTAAATTGTCCTAGAGGTGACGCGTCGCAGTTAACCTGACACGTCAGCCCGTTAACCTCCACGTAGGACGTTCTAACCGGGTCAAACTGTCATGGGGATGTATCTGGTGTATTAATATACAAATCAATCCCTAAAGTTTTATTccggcagacaaatcagtccccaGTTCATTTTCTGGCAgagtaattacccagatcagtccctaagaattttaaaaacagacattttagtcccaaaaaaaattaatatacagattaATTTTCAACGTTTTTCTCCGTCAGACATAACAGTCTTCTAtccaaaaaattattattattattattattattattattattgagtgactatgtatgtgtgtatatatatatatttttttttatattagaaatatatacataaaaatctaatgaataaatttattaatatttttgttcaaaaaataatcataatatagtattattgtgcaattaataataataataataataatattttatttttttggatatagaAAACTGTTATGTctgatagaaaaaaatattaaaaattgatttgtatattaatttttttagagactaaaataaatatttttaaaatttttagatactGATCTAAATAATTATTCTATCAAAAAATAAACTGAGAACTGATATGTATGAGATGTGAGAGTAAAAGAATTTATTTACGGAAACAAAATTACTAAATTCCCATAGACACCTAAAAAATGGTGGTGTAGTAATATGATGGATTTGATTGAGCACACGTGTGACAGCGGGTATTTTGCTGGATTTGCACGTGTGAGGAAGGCACCTCCCTTGGTCCGTTGGTACATTTATCTGTACCACAAAGTCCCATACACACTGAATACTCATCTATCTGATCCTACCCCACCCACGCATCACGCATGGATTCATGTCAACCCCAACTCCCACCGGGATTCAGGTTCCACCCAACCGACGAAGAACTCATCGTTCACTACCTCAAGAGAAAAGCTTCCTCTGCTCCTCTCCCCGTCGCCATCATCGCCGACGTTGATCTCTACAAGTTCGACCCATGGGAGCTTCCAAGTACCAATCCTAAATCATTCATCtcacctttcttctttccttttcatCTTTTAACATCTATCCATATACAGGTAAGGCCACGTTTGGGGAGCAAGAATGGTATTTCTTTAGTCCGAGGGATCGCAAGTATCCGAATGGGGCTCGCCCAAACAGAGCAGCTACGTCCGGATATTGGAAGGCCACCGGCACTGATAAGCCTATTATTGCGTCTGATGGCCAACACCGACTCGGCGTCAAGAAAGCTCTCGTCTTCTATGGTGGCAAGCCTCCTAAAGGGGTTAAAACCAATTGGATCATGCACGAATATAGACTCACTACTACTCATAACAACAATTCTATCTCATCATCAAAGTCTTTTCCTTCTCTTCCTTCTCATCTTCCTTCCGCCAATAACAAGAAGAATTCCTTGAGGGTATCTATCATTCATTTCCTTCCTACAAACATATTTGACTTGGATATTtcaattaaaaatgttaaaagatcattaaaatttattattttttattattatttagttattaatttaatttttttaaattttattttatatttttaaataaaagagtgttagaaataatttttgtgatttgtagccatcaaatagtcatcaatgataattttaatggtgtgagattggtatgagatttcatccaataactCACTTTTTCTTGCTGATTACATGCTGACAAGAATTTGAAAAAATTGCTGGCtccttagattttttttttaaatattgataactaattgataactataaataataaataattctgATAATTCTCCAGTATCTGTGTTAAAGATATTTTGCTATAACTAATAGCTaatgcttttccctttttctttcttttaaatagTTAACTTTATTGTTTGTTTGGttggttttattattattattatagcttGATGATTGGGTGTTGTGCCGAATATATGAAAAAAGCAACCGTGGCAATTTTGCAAGAACAGCGTTGATGGAGCAccatgatcatgatgatgatgatgatgacaataAGGATCAGCTTTCCGCGGAAACAACGAGTATGATAGAAAACATGTCCACGATGAGTAGTCAGAATTCCAAGCCCACACAACATTATGGACCATTGCTGGTTCAAAACGATGACAACTTCTTCGATGGAATCTTAGCTGCTGATCATCATAATCAACAACACAACTTGCCAATGAAGAGGACACTGGTGAATATGAATAATTCACAGTTTTGGAATGAGACAAACAAGAGGTTCCATTGTGATCTCAATAACAACACTAACATTGTTGCTAATAATGATGAGGATAACACTTCCTTTGTTTCACTGCTTAGCCATAATCAGATTCCTCATCATCCTACTAACAATGCTTCTCTTCTTGACCCTACTGTTGCTGATGGTGTTTTCAGGCAACACTTTCAACTTCAAGCAATTAATTGGAACTTATAGATTATATTCTCATCTGACTAGCTAGCTAGCCATATATTATATGTAGTGTGATCAGAGTGGTCTAAtatcattgattatatatacagtACATGTAATTAGCTATTTTATTGTCACTTTTCTATTTGAAGCTTAATTAATTAAGCTATACAATGTTTGTATACAAAATATACTATTCTATGATGTAAGTATACCTATATACCAAGCTTATACAAAATTAGCTCTTGCATTTTGAGTAGTGAATATGGTGCCTCTAGTTAATTTACTATGTTAGCTTTCTCCAATGTTGTTAACAAAAATGTTTGGGGATATAATTTGAACATTATAGATAGCTATaacttgttttcttttgttttttttttttatatttattaattactgtttgaatacatatatatatatatatatattaaattgaataagctaaatttaaattattatttttctagtattatttagtatttactgTGAATAACTAACCGTTtaatgccaatgagttataatttaaatgacataatCTCCTTATACTGATCTAAGAGGTTGCgagtttgaatttctttattttcgaaaaaaaaaaaaactaacgttTAACAACATCCAAATCAAAGACGCATGCATGCAATAATGTTGCCGATAAACGAGTTATCATTatattagaaattttaaatttttagtttaatttgtttagtttaataatttagtaatatatttttagtttatatttttaatcattattaattaattatctattaaaatcaataaattttacTAACTTTCTAATTCTACTGAccttctataatataataatatttttcaagTGAATAATATGCGAACAATTGataaattattatacatgtaTGCTTTCAGATAAGATAATTGGTGTTATTTGTGTGTGTATGTGAAAGAGAAAATGTTGAAACAGACAGAGAGTATAAGAACAACTAATTCTATCCATTATTTGCCATACAGCGCTGAAAAATATACAAGAAGCCAAGGGAAGAAAAGAAGTATCATTAAATATATTACACTCAATGTTCATTGTCGATACTCGATCCTAAAATGATACCAcgtagaaaagtaaaaaaaaaaaaaaaaagtaaagggcTACATTGATGGGATTGTGACAATACAAATAATAAATTCCAATAACGGGGAGATGAGATTGAAGCCTTTAGCTAGTAATGGTGAAAAAAAGAGTATCCTTTTGACACGAAagtttcaaattataaagttATTAACATTATGATTTCGAAAGGAGATTTTTTTTCCCgaacatataattaaataaattgtattttttgtttattcatCAAGTCATCAATTACTTTTAAACTTTTGTGTAGTTCTCATTTAGTTTAACATTTAATTTGTTCTTTTATAAATACTTACAGTACTTCTTATTAAatgtttaaatatttatttatcaacttaaatttttaaaagagtaaattatcatttttgtcctcaacgtttgggATAAATTCTATTTAtgttcctaacgtttaaatcgtcctatttgtatccctaacgtttgtaaaagtgattcaatattatcctgtcgtcaattacacatcatgagcgctttagtttgaattttaaaaatctcttcttgaagttagaatacaaatgtctatgatagaatcgatgatctactccaaaAAATAGTTCAttaaatgttgaaactaattcctacaacatttacataattcacttttgtAGGGACATAATTgtatctaaacacaaatagtgggtataatattaaaatcgaacacatccaagtgagacctaattgagaatgaatacatctaagtaagaataattgaaaaatataatctgatttgttagtataattgatagtaggataacattgaatcacttttataaacattaaggatacaaatagaacgatttaaacgttagggatacaaatgggacttaccccaaacgttgaggacaaaaacgatactttactctttttaaaataaataattttataatacgatattagaaatataacaaaaaaaaattaaaatcagtctttattgaaaaagaaatgacataaaataaataaaaaatctagataaaatttacatatattttttagagtaaagtatcgtttttgtctcaacgtttggggtaaattctatttatgtccctaacgtttaaatcgtcctatttgtatttctaacatttgtaaaagtgattcaatattatcctgccgtcaattacacatcatgagcgctttagtttgagttttaaaaatctcttcttaaagttagaatacaaatatctgagatagaatcgatgatctactccgaaaaatagctaaTCAAAtgtgaaactaattcctacaacatttacataattcacttttttagggacataattaaatctaaacacatataatattaaaatcgaatacatccaagtgaaacctaattgagaatgaatacatctaaataagaataattgaaaaatataatctgatttgttagtataattgatagtaggataacattaaatcacttttataaacgttaaggatacaaatagaacgatttaaacgttaaagacacaaataggatttacccaaaCGTTTAAAACAAAaacgatatttttttttttaataaaaacacaCATAAAAGATatgttaaatataattattcacgTGCTACTGGTTAATCAGTCAAAATTAGATTATTTTTCAAAAGTTATTATTAGAGTCAAAAGGTATTAAGGTATTATTATTGCGGTCATAGGATGATGCTGAACTCTACTCTTATTTTATGGAATTGGATAGCATAGCAGAAAACAGTGCATGTCCCATGTTCCTTAATAATAATATTGAGTCTCAATAAATTATGTGACTGTTGAGTGGGAATCTTCACATCGCTAGCCAGCTCCATGATGCGGCGGCCACCACATCCATTCCAGAAACTAATTTTAGTTAATAGATTATATCAACACTTAATTTTGATGTGACATATTAAATACCAAAACTCTATATAAATTCAAATGAACCATATTCGTCTCGTTGGTGTCCCACTCATCGCACAATC is a window encoding:
- the LOC112784784 gene encoding NAC transcription factor 25; its protein translation is MDSCQPQLPPGFRFHPTDEELIVHYLKRKASSAPLPVAIIADVDLYKFDPWELPSKATFGEQEWYFFSPRDRKYPNGARPNRAATSGYWKATGTDKPIIASDGQHRLGVKKALVFYGGKPPKGVKTNWIMHEYRLTTTHNNNSISSSKSFPSLPSHLPSANNKKNSLRLDDWVLCRIYEKSNRGNFARTALMEHHDHDDDDDDNKDQLSAETTSMIENMSTMSSQNSKPTQHYGPLLVQNDDNFFDGILAADHHNQQHNLPMKRTLVNMNNSQFWNETNKRFHCDLNNNTNIVANNDEDNTSFVSLLSHNQIPHHPTNNASLLDPTVADGVFRQHFQLQAINWNL